From Strix uralensis isolate ZFMK-TIS-50842 chromosome 1, bStrUra1, whole genome shotgun sequence, a single genomic window includes:
- the LOC141954484 gene encoding myelin P2 protein — translation MCNRFVGTWKLVSSENFDDYMKELGVGLATRKLGGLAKPDVIISMKGDIVTIRTESTFKNTMISFKLGQQFDETTADDRKVKSVITLEKGSLVQVQKWNGKETTIRRRLVDGKMVVECAMKGVVCTRVYERV, via the exons ATGTGTAACCGATTTGTGGGAACCTGGAAACTTGTCTCCAGTGAAAATTTTGATGACTATATGAAAGAATTGG GAGTGGGCTTAGCTACCCGGAAACTAGGTGGCCTGGCAAAGCCTGATGTGATCATCAGTATGAAAGGGGACATAGTAACCATCAGAACTGAGAGCACCTTCAAAAATACGATGATCTCTTTCAAGCTGGGCCAGCAGTTTGATGAAACAACAGCAGATGACCGGAAAGTCAAG AGTGTCATAACCTTGGAGAAAGGGTCATTGGTGCAAGTGCAGAAGTGGAATGGCAAAGAGACCACAATAAGGAGAAGACTGGTTGATGGGAAAATGGTGGTG GAATGCGCCATGAAAGGAGTTGTCTGCACTAGAGTTTATGAAAGAGTGTGA